From the Francisella frigiditurris genome, one window contains:
- a CDS encoding type IV pilus biogenesis protein PilM, translating to MISLWLEKLRKKAKKTVLGIEYDLASASSVKLKKHENNEYELIAFETNDFPEEAYVEGNVSTEYLATYITDLIKFNKLKNTKLGFLVYKDNMVNYEDIVCDKKALEIISETSVSDYIQEHFLKKKYPETYNKISFTYFDHIISESKIEVYYIPEISYMEKINAISKAAKKTLAVCDIDTFAISRFVQELYFEEISKNKKESILLDLYGDKICLYCFSSKGELIDYELVQIFDLKINDTSYVDEVVQLLLRFVDFLALDVDGESFESTFNNQDKKVYIFGLKKGLNSIFESIKSLVELDCQLLDPFLFVKKSSQDEIKDSYRYVMATAIAMREEL from the coding sequence ATGATATCTTTGTGGCTTGAGAAATTGAGAAAAAAAGCAAAAAAAACTGTGCTTGGCATTGAATATGATTTGGCTTCAGCATCTTCGGTTAAATTGAAGAAGCATGAGAATAATGAGTATGAGTTAATAGCGTTTGAAACTAATGATTTTCCGGAAGAAGCTTACGTTGAAGGAAATGTATCAACAGAGTATTTAGCTACTTATATAACCGACCTTATTAAATTTAATAAGCTTAAAAATACAAAGTTAGGCTTTTTGGTTTATAAAGATAATATGGTTAATTATGAGGATATAGTTTGTGATAAAAAAGCCTTAGAAATTATTTCAGAAACTAGTGTCTCAGATTATATACAGGAGCACTTTCTTAAAAAGAAATATCCAGAAACATATAATAAGATATCTTTTACTTATTTTGATCATATTATTTCTGAAAGTAAGATTGAAGTATATTATATACCTGAAATATCATATATGGAAAAAATTAACGCTATATCTAAAGCTGCTAAAAAAACTTTAGCAGTATGTGATATTGATACATTTGCAATTTCTCGTTTTGTTCAAGAACTTTATTTTGAAGAAATTTCTAAAAATAAAAAAGAGAGTATATTGCTTGATTTATATGGCGATAAAATATGTTTATATTGCTTTTCTTCTAAAGGAGAGCTTATTGACTATGAATTAGTACAAATTTTTGATTTGAAAATAAATGATACTAGTTATGTGGATGAGGTTGTTCAATTATTGCTTAGATTTGTAGATTTTCTGGCTTTAGATGTTGATGGTGAATCTTTTGAAAGTACATTTAATAATCAAGATAAAAAAGTTTATATTTTCGGTTTAAAAAAAGGACTTAACTCCATCTTTGAGTCTATAAAATCTTTGGTTGAGTTAGATTGCCAGCTTCTAGATCCTTTTCTTTTTGTTAAGAAAAGTTCGCAAGATGAAATTAAAGATTCGTATAGATATGTTATGGCAACAGCTATTGCTATGAGGGAAGAATTGTAA
- a CDS encoding glucosaminidase domain-containing protein, producing MKNIKNFLIPFTLTAGALLISFNTYGDSNIYHLSTQAPEYTHEKPDFAAMPVKEKKETFIKLALIGINSANNEICAERKEVKDIQKSLDKNKKINNKQEKRLNTFAEYYKVDYQNLSSEQVIQKLLIRIDTAPQSFVLAQAILESGWGTSRFATEYNNYFGLHCFEDGCGAKAEKADVYMEIFRTPGDSILGYYYRLNTGGAFEDFRQVRAKTNGKSNQVDDLLNTLSNYSELSGDEYKQRLLSVIDYNNLRQYDTPTCGNTH from the coding sequence ATGAAAAATATAAAAAACTTTTTAATTCCTTTTACTCTAACAGCTGGAGCTCTATTAATATCTTTTAACACTTATGGCGATTCCAATATTTATCACCTATCAACACAAGCTCCTGAATATACTCATGAAAAACCGGACTTTGCAGCTATGCCAGTTAAAGAAAAAAAAGAAACTTTTATCAAACTTGCACTAATTGGTATAAATAGTGCTAATAATGAGATATGTGCTGAACGAAAAGAAGTAAAAGATATACAAAAATCTTTAGATAAAAATAAAAAAATAAACAATAAGCAAGAGAAAAGATTAAATACTTTTGCTGAATATTATAAAGTTGACTATCAAAACTTATCATCAGAGCAAGTAATACAAAAACTACTTATTAGAATAGATACAGCACCTCAAAGTTTTGTCTTAGCTCAAGCAATATTAGAAAGTGGCTGGGGAACATCTAGATTTGCAACAGAGTATAATAATTACTTTGGTCTTCATTGCTTTGAAGATGGCTGTGGAGCAAAAGCAGAAAAAGCTGATGTATATATGGAAATATTTAGAACACCTGGTGATAGTATATTGGGTTACTATTATAGATTAAATACTGGTGGTGCATTTGAAGACTTTAGACAAGTTAGAGCAAAGACAAATGGAAAATCTAATCAGGTTGATGATTTACTTAACACATTAAGTAATTATTCTGAATTAAGTGGCGATGAATATAAGCAAAGACTTTTAAGTGTTATAGATTATAATAACTTACGCCAATATGATACTCCAACTTGTGGAAACACTCACTAA
- a CDS encoding MlaE family ABC transporter permease, giving the protein MKIIIKEGTAYFSGEWTVESSDYSKLKNSLKKKIKYIDIKDVSRVDTTGACLILKALSSLSLSTKNLINGEEKINNVISLTSKYYTPTSELTGNEENNMAPIFNQIYMLGKNTNNFFSEFKKLISFLGAIFIGYIHFLKRPQKAFFSIVLDVTYDATIKALSIIVLLSLIIGLVLTYLPMNLMMQYGTQIFVVDMLGISSFREFAPLFTAIIVAGRSGSAFTSEIGIMKVNEEIDALQTIGEDPMQRLILPRITALMISLPVLTVIAMIANIIGGIAITYACAGITPLEFIERLFSNVSAGNFWIGLVKTPFFALVIAGIGCLRGITVKRDSQSVGAATTASVVYSIFLIIVVDAIFAVALNGIA; this is encoded by the coding sequence ATGAAGATAATCATAAAAGAAGGTACTGCTTATTTTAGTGGAGAGTGGACAGTAGAATCATCAGACTATTCTAAACTAAAAAACTCTCTTAAAAAAAAAATAAAATATATCGATATTAAGGATGTATCTAGAGTCGACACTACTGGTGCATGCTTAATTTTAAAAGCATTAAGTTCTCTTTCCCTAAGTACTAAAAACTTAATTAACGGAGAAGAGAAAATAAATAATGTCATTTCTCTAACTTCAAAATATTACACTCCAACTTCTGAACTTACGGGTAATGAAGAAAATAATATGGCACCTATATTTAACCAAATATATATGCTTGGTAAAAATACAAATAATTTCTTCTCAGAGTTTAAAAAACTCATATCTTTCCTTGGTGCAATTTTCATAGGGTACATACATTTTCTTAAACGCCCTCAAAAGGCCTTTTTTTCTATTGTTCTTGATGTCACCTACGATGCTACAATTAAAGCTCTTAGCATTATTGTATTATTGTCATTAATAATTGGTTTAGTTTTAACATATTTACCCATGAACCTAATGATGCAATACGGGACTCAAATATTCGTTGTTGATATGTTAGGAATTTCTTCTTTTAGAGAGTTTGCTCCACTTTTTACAGCCATAATAGTTGCTGGCAGAAGTGGCTCAGCATTTACTTCAGAAATAGGAATAATGAAAGTAAATGAAGAAATTGATGCTTTGCAAACAATCGGTGAAGACCCTATGCAAAGGCTAATTTTACCAAGAATAACAGCCCTAATGATAAGCTTGCCCGTACTTACAGTAATAGCAATGATTGCAAATATTATTGGTGGAATAGCAATTACATATGCATGTGCAGGAATAACTCCTTTAGAGTTTATAGAAAGACTCTTCTCTAATGTAAGTGCCGGAAACTTTTGGATTGGGCTAGTAAAAACACCTTTTTTTGCTTTAGTTATTGCTGGCATAGGGTGCTTGAGAGGAATTACTGTTAAACGTGACTCCCAGAGCGTAGGTGCAGCAACAACAGCAAGTGTAGTTTATTCAATTTTCTTAATAATTGTAGTCGATGCTATATTTGCTGTAGCACTAAATGGTATAGCATAA
- a CDS encoding MlaD family protein produces the protein MNENSFKNLFAGFFVLFMLFVMIFIGFSLSGGFKQQPTTTYVANFKSIAGLNDGSVVSYKGFKVGKVSKIEINPKNPKLVSVFMQINNDITIYQQTVATLQAVGITGQSQVELSLKIDKHEKALEPIQVMPNSVPEIATMPSQFDSIMQNVNGISNSLNEMASKFNSMMSEDNMGAFNNLIDSTNILLYNLSNSSIYFNKTLMDMNETMVDMQETIVRLNGVLQLLEYDPSIIVRGVKH, from the coding sequence ATGAATGAAAATAGCTTTAAAAATCTCTTTGCTGGTTTTTTTGTATTATTCATGCTTTTTGTAATGATATTTATAGGCTTCTCTTTATCAGGCGGCTTTAAACAACAACCAACAACAACCTATGTCGCAAACTTTAAATCTATAGCAGGTTTAAATGATGGATCAGTAGTATCTTATAAAGGCTTTAAAGTTGGTAAAGTTAGCAAAATTGAAATAAATCCTAAAAATCCAAAACTTGTAAGTGTTTTTATGCAAATAAATAATGATATTACAATCTATCAACAGACTGTTGCAACACTTCAAGCTGTTGGAATAACTGGTCAGTCTCAAGTAGAGTTATCTTTAAAAATAGACAAACATGAAAAAGCCTTAGAACCTATTCAAGTTATGCCAAATAGCGTGCCTGAAATAGCGACTATGCCTTCTCAATTTGATAGTATTATGCAAAATGTAAATGGCATATCAAACTCTTTAAATGAAATGGCATCTAAGTTTAATAGTATGATGTCTGAAGATAATATGGGAGCATTTAATAATTTAATAGATAGTACAAACATACTCCTTTATAACCTAAGTAACTCATCTATCTACTTTAATAAAACACTTATGGACATGAATGAGACTATGGTAGATATGCAAGAAACAATCGTTAGATTAAATGGTGTTCTTCAACTACTAGAATATGATCCATCAATAATTGTTAGAGGCGTTAAACATTAA
- a CDS encoding ABC transporter ATP-binding protein — MANNNIIEVRGLGTKFGRQWIHKDLDLNIPEKRISCIIGASGCGKTTLMREILMLQPIQEGKIYLQGQEISQLADNPIKRRAISGSMGMMFQHCALFSSITNLQNVMFPLRQHTKLPTDILEEISRVKLKMVGLHESAFNKYPSEVSGGMLKRVALARTIALDPKIIFLDEPNAGLDPYSAKSMDNLILYLKEELGMSVVMITHDLNTIWNIVDDIIYMDEKKIMIHDTVEYVAKQTQYESIQKFFHSHEQHQ; from the coding sequence ATGGCAAATAACAATATTATTGAAGTTCGCGGATTAGGAACAAAATTTGGTAGACAATGGATACATAAAGACCTTGACTTAAATATTCCTGAAAAAAGAATCAGCTGTATCATTGGTGCTAGCGGATGTGGTAAAACTACTCTTATGAGAGAGATATTAATGCTTCAACCAATCCAAGAAGGTAAAATATACCTACAAGGTCAAGAAATATCACAACTTGCTGATAATCCTATAAAAAGACGTGCAATATCTGGATCTATGGGAATGATGTTTCAGCATTGTGCTCTATTTAGCTCAATAACAAACCTACAAAATGTTATGTTTCCTCTAAGACAACATACAAAACTCCCTACAGATATTTTAGAAGAAATTTCTAGAGTCAAATTAAAAATGGTTGGCCTACATGAAAGCGCTTTTAACAAGTATCCATCAGAAGTTAGTGGAGGCATGCTTAAAAGAGTTGCTCTAGCTAGAACAATAGCTCTAGATCCTAAAATTATTTTTTTAGATGAGCCTAATGCAGGCTTAGACCCCTACTCTGCAAAATCAATGGATAATTTAATACTATACTTAAAAGAAGAGCTAGGAATGTCAGTAGTAATGATTACTCATGATCTAAATACTATATGGAACATTGTTGACGATATTATATATATGGATGAGAAAAAAATTATGATTCATGATACAGTTGAATATGTTGCTAAACAAACTCAGTATGAAAGCATTCAAAAATTCTTTCATTCGCATGAGCAACATCAATAA
- a CDS encoding 16S rRNA (uracil(1498)-N(3))-methyltransferase produces the protein MRTIRGFFPEINKSLIETEISGEYYNYFKNVLRLKKGDLINLFNNKDSLEYITKINNISNKHLTINIIDSIKIEKENNYNINLYQSIIKNENFDLVVQKATELGVNNIIPIVTDRTNHKFDHKHFDKKIDRWQKIAINASEQCGRVFIPKIHDIINLFGINFTDALNIVLCPYTKNKENSIELNITSNNNFNIFIGPEGGFTDEEVKFINSQNNSLTMNLGDRILKSETAHISLISIINFLKQK, from the coding sequence ATGAGAACAATTCGTGGTTTTTTTCCTGAAATTAACAAATCTCTTATAGAAACTGAGATATCAGGAGAATATTATAATTATTTTAAAAATGTTCTAAGGTTAAAAAAAGGCGATTTAATAAACCTTTTTAATAACAAAGATAGCTTAGAATATATTACTAAAATAAATAACATTTCAAATAAACACTTAACAATCAACATCATTGACTCTATAAAGATTGAAAAAGAAAATAATTACAATATAAATCTATATCAATCAATTATTAAAAATGAGAATTTTGATTTAGTTGTTCAAAAAGCTACAGAGCTAGGAGTTAATAATATAATTCCTATAGTAACTGATCGAACCAATCATAAGTTTGACCATAAACATTTTGATAAAAAAATTGATAGATGGCAGAAAATTGCTATTAATGCTTCTGAACAATGTGGTAGAGTATTTATACCCAAAATACACGACATTATAAACTTATTTGGAATAAATTTTACTGATGCTTTAAATATAGTCTTATGTCCATACACTAAAAATAAAGAAAATAGCATAGAATTAAATATCACATCTAACAATAACTTTAACATTTTTATAGGACCTGAAGGCGGTTTTACTGATGAAGAAGTTAAGTTCATAAACAGCCAAAACAATAGTCTAACCATGAATTTAGGTGATAGAATTTTAAAATCAGAAACAGCTCACATAAGTTTAATTTCTATAATAAACTTTCTAAAACAAAAATAG
- the rluD gene encoding 23S rRNA pseudouridine(1911/1915/1917) synthase RluD: MTDNTPLKKIHQNIILNNSYAGKRIDSVITDLLPDFSRSQIQKWIKDGNIKINGTIQKNKYIVLGYETLDINVELTPQNEWIAENIKLDIVYEDEDIIIINKHAGIVVHPGAGNSTGTISNALLHHNKESENIPRAGIVHRLDKDTTGLMVAAKSILAYNSLIEQLSNRTVNRKYLAIVEGLLESSGTIDKPIGRSSSNRTKMAITENGKEAITNYTPIELFTYHTLVECKLETGRTHQIRVHMKSIGYPLVGDQTYNNKSKRYPKLDNHTNNALSNLNRQALHAFKLSFIHPKSKEIMNFTQHPPLDMLKLINILRQN; the protein is encoded by the coding sequence ATGACAGATAATACACCATTAAAAAAAATTCATCAAAATATTATACTTAATAACTCTTATGCTGGAAAAAGAATAGATAGTGTTATAACAGACCTTTTACCAGATTTTTCTCGCTCTCAAATACAAAAATGGATCAAAGATGGAAATATCAAAATAAATGGCACTATCCAAAAAAATAAATATATTGTTTTAGGCTATGAAACTCTAGACATAAATGTTGAATTAACACCACAAAATGAATGGATAGCTGAAAATATTAAGCTTGATATTGTTTATGAAGATGAAGACATCATTATTATTAACAAACATGCTGGAATTGTAGTTCATCCAGGCGCAGGCAACTCAACAGGCACCATATCAAATGCTTTATTACATCATAATAAAGAATCTGAAAATATTCCAAGAGCAGGTATAGTTCATCGCTTAGACAAAGATACTACCGGTCTAATGGTTGCTGCTAAAAGCATTCTTGCTTACAATTCACTTATTGAACAATTATCAAATAGAACTGTAAATAGAAAGTACTTAGCTATAGTTGAAGGGTTATTAGAATCATCTGGTACTATAGACAAACCAATAGGTAGAAGCTCTTCCAATCGAACAAAAATGGCTATTACTGAAAATGGCAAAGAAGCTATCACAAACTATACACCTATCGAATTATTTACCTACCACACATTAGTTGAATGTAAACTTGAAACTGGGCGAACACATCAAATAAGAGTCCACATGAAAAGTATAGGATATCCTCTAGTTGGAGACCAAACCTACAATAATAAATCTAAACGATATCCGAAACTTGATAATCATACCAATAACGCTTTATCTAACTTAAATAGACAGGCTCTTCATGCTTTTAAACTATCATTCATCCATCCAAAATCAAAAGAAATCATGAATTTCACACAACATCCTCCTTTAGATATGCTAAAATTAATAAATATATTAAGACAAAATTAA
- a CDS encoding DUF445 family protein yields MFSINKSFLTNLIALLLAVIGVYMGNQQIKSVGFYALSGAITNWIAIYMLFEKIPFVYGSGIIPNKFENFKRAIKNMIMHQFFSEKNIEKFLSTSDMEPILKETLVKKLDYNKIFDSFIDAIMSSSYGSMIDMFLGGRTGLESLREKFIEKIDKMISDLLKNVHFDNLSISSMAKEKIESIVNSRLDELTPKMVKDIIQQIIREHLAWLVVWGGIFGGVIGFIASYF; encoded by the coding sequence ATGTTTTCTATAAATAAAAGTTTTTTAACTAATTTAATTGCACTACTTTTAGCAGTGATTGGTGTATATATGGGCAATCAACAAATAAAATCTGTAGGTTTTTATGCGTTGTCTGGAGCTATCACAAATTGGATAGCAATATATATGTTATTCGAAAAAATTCCGTTTGTTTATGGTTCTGGAATAATTCCTAACAAATTTGAAAACTTTAAAAGAGCTATAAAAAATATGATAATGCATCAGTTTTTTTCTGAAAAAAATATAGAAAAGTTTCTAAGCACTTCAGATATGGAGCCTATACTAAAAGAGACCTTAGTTAAAAAGTTAGATTATAATAAAATTTTTGATAGCTTTATTGATGCAATAATGTCTAGTAGTTATGGCTCAATGATAGATATGTTTTTAGGTGGGAGAACAGGACTGGAGAGTTTAAGAGAAAAGTTTATAGAGAAAATAGATAAAATGATTAGTGATCTTTTGAAAAATGTACATTTTGATAATTTAAGTATTTCTAGTATGGCTAAGGAGAAAATAGAAAGTATTGTAAATTCTAGATTGGATGAGTTAACTCCTAAAATGGTAAAAGATATTATTCAACAAATAATTAGAGAGCATTTAGCTTGGTTAGTTGTCTGGGGAGGTATCTTTGGAGGAGTTATTGGATTTATTGCTAGTTATTTTTAA
- the adk gene encoding adenylate kinase: MKVILLGAPGAGKGTQAKIIEEKYNIPHISTGDMIRETIKSGSKLGNALKEILEKGQLVSDEFIIKIVKERIEKPDCKNGFLLDGVPRTIKQAEELNNLKVAIDFIIEVEVPDSLLIERITGRRIHPTSGRAYHIKFSPPKIEGKDDLTGEDLVIRSDDNEKTVKERLEVYHKQTSKLIDFYKNFNHSEIKSPKYLRINGDQDVKEVSKEIFTKINNS; encoded by the coding sequence ATGAAAGTAATATTATTAGGTGCTCCTGGCGCTGGAAAAGGAACTCAAGCAAAAATAATAGAAGAAAAATATAATATACCTCACATATCTACAGGAGATATGATTAGAGAAACAATAAAATCAGGATCAAAATTAGGCAATGCACTAAAAGAAATACTTGAAAAGGGACAGTTAGTATCTGATGAATTTATTATAAAGATAGTTAAAGAGAGAATAGAAAAGCCCGATTGTAAAAATGGTTTTTTACTTGATGGAGTTCCAAGAACTATTAAGCAAGCAGAAGAGTTAAATAACTTAAAAGTTGCTATTGATTTTATAATAGAAGTTGAAGTTCCAGATAGCCTACTTATTGAAAGAATAACTGGAAGAAGAATTCATCCAACCTCAGGTAGAGCATACCACATAAAATTTAGCCCTCCAAAAATTGAAGGAAAAGATGACTTAACAGGAGAAGATCTAGTTATACGCTCAGACGATAATGAAAAAACTGTTAAAGAAAGGCTTGAGGTATATCATAAACAAACATCTAAATTAATAGATTTTTACAAAAACTTTAATCACTCTGAAATAAAGAGTCCAAAATACCTAAGAATCAATGGTGATCAAGATGTTAAAGAAGTAAGCAAAGAAATATTCACTAAAATCAATAATAGCTAA
- a CDS encoding outer membrane protein assembly factor BamD, protein MIKGNATVKKSFFYILCVLLLISCGAKKDQELPQVYTGYTADFIYAKAHEQMQNEEYFDAIRSYKSLAAQYPFTKQAEQGMVDLVYVYYQNDEATMSLALAEQFIKMYPYSKNKGYIYYMIGVVGFENGRGLLQTYAPYDMTYHDVSGYADAYNNFEKALALDPNGSFVPDAKRRMIYINDAMAKYYMNIAHFYYKRGAFNAAINRSSEVIKKYPQSSSIEDALILTIKSYKKLGLQKQVDMNMEVLKANYPNSKYLKDIAEGGDGEDFWEKWFGWI, encoded by the coding sequence ATGATAAAGGGTAATGCTACTGTGAAAAAGAGTTTTTTTTATATTTTATGTGTTCTTTTGTTGATATCTTGTGGAGCTAAAAAAGATCAAGAATTACCTCAGGTATATACTGGGTATACTGCTGATTTCATTTATGCCAAAGCGCATGAGCAGATGCAAAATGAAGAATATTTTGATGCTATTAGATCTTATAAATCTTTAGCTGCACAGTATCCATTTACAAAACAAGCTGAGCAAGGAATGGTTGATTTGGTTTATGTTTACTATCAAAATGATGAGGCAACGATGTCACTAGCCTTGGCTGAGCAATTTATCAAGATGTATCCATATAGTAAAAATAAAGGTTACATTTACTATATGATTGGTGTCGTTGGATTTGAAAACGGTAGAGGGCTGCTTCAAACATATGCTCCTTATGATATGACCTATCATGATGTTTCAGGCTATGCGGATGCGTATAATAATTTTGAAAAGGCTTTAGCTTTAGATCCTAATGGAAGTTTTGTTCCAGATGCAAAACGAAGAATGATATATATCAATGATGCTATGGCTAAGTACTATATGAATATTGCTCATTTTTACTATAAAAGAGGAGCATTTAATGCTGCTATAAATAGATCTTCTGAGGTTATTAAAAAATATCCTCAGAGCTCTTCAATAGAAGATGCTTTAATACTTACTATTAAATCATATAAGAAATTGGGTCTACAAAAACAAGTAGATATGAATATGGAAGTGCTTAAAGCAAACTATCCGAATAGTAAATATCTTAAAGATATCGCAGAGGGCGGTGATGGAGAGGATTTCTGGGAGAAATGGTTTGGCTGGATTTAG
- a CDS encoding oligopeptide:H+ symporter, which translates to MQQRKTLSAPFWIVWTIEFWERFGFYGFQAIISLYFTRKLGISEKETIFLMGSMFAFTYGFVWVGGYLGDKVLGAKRSVVLGSAILAISYCSFSFASHSTIYYTLAGIIIGNAIFKANPSSLISKMFEKGDSRLDGAMTLYYMAINIGSLFSMSITPIISEVWGYKYAFTVCGIGLITGLVAFFLFYGKMKTLYTDAGSKPLNKTNLVYTLAGALVALLIIANILPNTKLCISLTAIVVIIATTYFLYIAFSSNSYERNRMLVALVLIIQAIIFFALYFQMPTTLTFFAVHNVEMTIFGWDVPAAQYQMLNPFWIVLLSPLLTIIYRKINSSHASKFCFGMAMMLVSYATLYITKYFAVNGMVSGWWLVASYATSSLGELLISGLGLAMVAELCPAAFSGFVMGFWFISSMIASYLASYIGSFIAVPEGDTLTAKQSLDTYTHVFGVISLALIITTIIMVILIPTLNKYIKGLHTIEDHKMDNV; encoded by the coding sequence ATGCAACAAAGAAAAACTTTATCGGCTCCCTTTTGGATTGTTTGGACAATAGAATTTTGGGAAAGATTTGGATTCTACGGCTTCCAAGCTATTATTTCACTATACTTTACCCGTAAACTTGGAATTAGTGAAAAAGAAACTATCTTTTTAATGGGATCAATGTTTGCTTTTACATATGGTTTTGTTTGGGTTGGTGGTTATTTAGGTGACAAAGTACTTGGTGCCAAAAGAAGTGTTGTGCTTGGGTCTGCTATACTTGCCATTTCTTATTGTTCTTTTAGTTTTGCAAGTCACAGCACTATTTATTACACATTAGCAGGGATAATTATTGGTAATGCTATATTTAAAGCTAACCCTTCTTCATTAATATCAAAGATGTTTGAAAAAGGCGATTCTCGCTTAGATGGAGCTATGACTCTCTACTATATGGCTATAAATATAGGGTCTTTATTTTCAATGAGTATAACACCAATAATTTCCGAAGTTTGGGGATACAAATATGCCTTTACTGTTTGTGGAATAGGTCTTATTACAGGACTTGTTGCATTTTTTCTTTTTTATGGAAAAATGAAAACTCTATATACTGATGCTGGAAGTAAACCTCTAAATAAAACAAATCTTGTTTACACTCTAGCTGGCGCTTTAGTTGCTCTTCTAATAATTGCCAATATATTGCCGAACACTAAATTATGTATAAGCTTAACAGCTATTGTAGTAATTATTGCTACTACCTACTTCTTATATATAGCATTTTCTTCAAACAGTTATGAGAGAAATAGAATGCTTGTGGCTCTAGTTCTTATAATCCAAGCTATAATATTCTTTGCTTTATATTTTCAGATGCCTACTACACTTACTTTTTTTGCTGTACATAATGTAGAAATGACTATTTTTGGATGGGATGTACCCGCAGCACAATATCAAATGCTAAATCCTTTCTGGATTGTACTACTATCACCTTTATTGACTATAATATATAGAAAAATCAATTCCAGCCACGCTAGTAAATTCTGCTTTGGAATGGCTATGATGTTAGTTTCATATGCCACTCTTTATATAACGAAATATTTTGCAGTAAATGGAATGGTATCTGGCTGGTGGTTAGTAGCATCATACGCAACATCATCACTAGGGGAACTTCTAATTTCAGGACTTGGATTAGCAATGGTAGCTGAACTCTGCCCTGCTGCTTTTTCTGGTTTTGTTATGGGGTTCTGGTTTATTTCTAGCATGATCGCGTCATATCTTGCCTCTTACATAGGGTCTTTTATTGCTGTTCCTGAGGGTGATACTTTAACAGCTAAACAAAGCTTAGATACATATACCCATGTATTTGGAGTAATATCTCTTGCCCTAATAATAACGACTATAATAATGGTTATTTTAATCCCAACATTGAATAAATACATTAAAGGTCTACACACAATCGAAGATCATAAAATGGACAATGTTTAA